A single genomic interval of Hyphomicrobium methylovorum harbors:
- a CDS encoding efflux RND transporter periplasmic adaptor subunit, which produces MKFTPKLTLAFAAALLGLFVAYRETSSMCGPAKVDAHGHGHGHGEEQDAGHAAEGFGTKVCEDGVFRAVWESVWPSSAEMAPVAKADADHGKMTASEKGTDGHAHGKEAAGEKDADGHAHGKEEGESSEGLIKLSAEQIKAATIEMQPAASGKLSKEVAAPGRITMNANAQARVVPKLTGTVASVDRQLGETVAVGDLLATIDSREMADAKADFLAASRTEELARSTYEREERLWKQKVTAEQEYLAARNAHAEAKIRLDVAHQRLHAIGLSDDEIKRLPKVGDESSFRIYDLRAPIAGQVTARDLVLGQTVGTDKEVFTIADPAKVWIELAVAPNDLPFAKQGQTIRVQSGTRQASGTIIALSPVIDQETRSAKAIAEVDNAAGTWKPGDYVDARLIASEQEVDILVPAGAIQTVKGSKVVFVSESGGFRARPVTTGREDSRNVEIVSGLEFGETVATSNTFTLKAELGKAEAEHEH; this is translated from the coding sequence ATGAAGTTCACCCCGAAACTGACCCTGGCCTTTGCAGCAGCACTTTTGGGCTTGTTCGTGGCGTATCGCGAGACCAGCTCCATGTGCGGACCCGCGAAAGTGGATGCGCATGGCCATGGCCACGGTCATGGCGAGGAGCAAGACGCTGGTCATGCAGCCGAAGGCTTTGGCACGAAGGTCTGTGAGGACGGAGTTTTCCGGGCCGTTTGGGAATCGGTCTGGCCTTCCAGCGCAGAGATGGCGCCGGTTGCGAAAGCGGACGCCGACCATGGTAAAATGACTGCAAGCGAGAAGGGCACGGACGGTCATGCCCACGGTAAGGAGGCTGCCGGGGAAAAGGACGCGGATGGCCATGCCCACGGCAAGGAAGAAGGCGAATCTTCGGAAGGGCTGATCAAACTCAGTGCCGAGCAGATCAAGGCTGCAACGATCGAGATGCAGCCGGCGGCTTCCGGCAAGCTCAGTAAGGAGGTTGCTGCACCGGGCCGGATAACGATGAATGCCAACGCCCAGGCCCGGGTTGTACCCAAACTGACCGGTACCGTGGCGAGCGTTGATCGGCAACTTGGCGAAACCGTTGCTGTTGGCGATCTACTTGCCACGATCGACAGCCGCGAAATGGCCGATGCAAAGGCTGATTTTCTGGCGGCGTCGCGTACCGAGGAACTGGCGCGCTCAACTTATGAGCGGGAAGAGCGCCTGTGGAAGCAGAAGGTGACTGCGGAGCAGGAGTACCTCGCCGCCCGCAACGCCCATGCGGAAGCCAAAATCAGGCTCGATGTTGCCCATCAACGCCTGCACGCGATCGGACTCTCTGACGACGAAATAAAACGGCTGCCAAAGGTCGGCGATGAGAGCAGTTTTCGCATCTACGATCTGCGGGCGCCCATCGCCGGTCAGGTCACCGCGCGTGACCTGGTGCTCGGTCAGACTGTTGGAACCGACAAAGAGGTGTTCACGATCGCCGATCCGGCAAAGGTCTGGATTGAGCTGGCTGTCGCGCCCAATGACCTGCCGTTTGCCAAACAAGGTCAAACGATACGCGTGCAGTCGGGTACTAGGCAGGCAAGCGGAACGATCATTGCGCTCAGCCCGGTGATTGATCAGGAGACGCGCTCCGCCAAAGCAATTGCCGAGGTGGACAATGCAGCCGGCACATGGAAGCCCGGCGACTATGTGGATGCGCGCCTCATCGCGTCAGAGCAGGAGGTCGACATTCTGGTGCCCGCTGGCGCCATTCAGACGGTAAAGGGTTCCAAGGTGGTGTTCGTCAGCGAAAGCGGCGGTTTCCGTGCGCGGCCGGTGACAACGGGCCGCGAGGATTCGCGAAACGTCGAGATCGTGTCAGGGCTCGAATTCGGCGAGACCGTAGCCACCTCCAACACCTTCACGCTCAAGGCCGAGCTCGGCAAAGCCGAAGCCGAGCATGAGCATTGA
- a CDS encoding TolC family protein, giving the protein MAKCTTFNLLLAVALATACSGYSATGEELSGWSTETAVSGEAGPTLFPSVSATSTLSYENRLTLRDAVSRTLAYNPTVRAAYHEIQARDGEAFQASRRPNPELLLEVENFGGSKDKRDFDVAEETASLTQLIELGGKRYARLQAAQLETSLATWDYEGIRVQMATLAAQSFVDVLTAQERVKVLGEFVSIAEKTRKSVDARVKAGKASPIELDRTLVAAARAKALQGAEKARLDAAKRKLSTLWGAHAPDFGAAAGRLGNDTSVPSVEALKTFLNSNPTLARWSDEVGRRAAQVDLEHAKSIPDLRVGAGVRQFNENDSTAIVASVAIPLPIFDRNDGNIAAAESRLAKAETDALAVRDELLRALIEAVGELEVAATQLNGLKRDVLPVAQTAFDRTKIGYDEGKFDLLNVLDVQRSVFEVRLDLLNARADYEKARVKVEALIGRDIKEFQESIAK; this is encoded by the coding sequence ATGGCGAAATGTACGACATTTAATCTCTTGCTGGCTGTGGCACTGGCCACCGCTTGCTCGGGCTATAGCGCCACGGGCGAAGAACTTTCCGGCTGGAGCACGGAAACGGCAGTGTCCGGGGAAGCCGGACCGACGCTGTTTCCGTCTGTTAGCGCCACGTCGACCCTAAGCTATGAAAACCGGCTGACGCTTCGCGACGCAGTCAGCCGGACGTTGGCTTACAATCCTACGGTTCGCGCGGCCTACCACGAAATCCAGGCGCGTGATGGCGAAGCCTTTCAAGCCTCACGCCGGCCCAATCCGGAGTTGTTGCTGGAGGTCGAGAACTTCGGCGGCTCTAAGGATAAGCGCGACTTCGATGTCGCCGAAGAAACCGCGAGCCTGACCCAGCTCATTGAACTCGGTGGCAAGCGCTATGCGCGTTTGCAGGCCGCTCAGCTCGAAACGTCACTTGCCACGTGGGACTACGAGGGCATCCGCGTGCAGATGGCGACCTTGGCCGCCCAGTCCTTCGTGGACGTGCTCACCGCGCAAGAGCGGGTAAAGGTTTTGGGTGAGTTTGTCTCGATAGCGGAGAAGACACGCAAAAGCGTCGATGCCCGCGTCAAGGCCGGCAAGGCCAGCCCGATCGAGCTGGATCGTACTTTGGTAGCGGCGGCGCGAGCCAAGGCCCTTCAAGGTGCGGAGAAAGCCCGGCTGGATGCGGCCAAACGCAAACTTTCGACGCTGTGGGGCGCGCATGCGCCCGATTTCGGCGCTGCAGCTGGCCGGCTTGGCAACGATACCAGCGTGCCGTCCGTGGAAGCATTGAAAACCTTCCTCAATAGCAATCCAACGCTGGCGCGCTGGAGTGATGAGGTTGGCCGCCGTGCTGCCCAAGTGGATCTGGAGCATGCCAAATCCATCCCCGACCTTCGGGTTGGCGCCGGGGTCCGTCAGTTTAATGAGAACGACTCGACGGCGATCGTTGCGTCCGTCGCGATCCCGCTACCGATTTTTGATCGCAATGACGGCAACATTGCCGCCGCCGAAAGCCGGCTTGCGAAAGCCGAGACCGATGCGCTGGCTGTCCGCGATGAACTGCTGAGAGCCTTGATTGAGGCTGTTGGCGAGCTTGAAGTTGCGGCAACGCAGCTCAATGGATTGAAGCGCGACGTGCTGCCCGTCGCGCAGACGGCCTTTGATCGGACCAAGATCGGTTACGACGAAGGCAAGTTCGATCTTCTGAATGTTCTCGATGTTCAGCGCTCGGTGTTCGAGGTGCGGCTCGATCTGTTAAACGCCCGCGCCGACTACGAGAAGGCACGGGTCAAGGTCGAGGCCCTGATCGGGCGCGACATCAAGGAATTCCAGGAAAGCATTGCTAAATGA
- a CDS encoding cation diffusion facilitator family transporter produces MGAGHDHGHTSSSASALTKALALTGTFLVVEVVAGILTGSLALISDAAHMLTDTAGLAIALAAIKVGERPADSRRTFGYRRFEILAAAFNAMLLFGVAAYILYEAYQRVLAPTEVQSIPMLVVAFLGLLVNLAAMRLLAGNAQSSLNVKGAYLEVWSDMLGSIGVMAAATIIWFTDWRWVDPVVAVAIGLWVLPRTWQLFSETMNVLLEGVPDGLDLEAIASGIKATPHVADLHDLHVWALTSDLPSLSVHVIVTDGASADDVRQQVAATLSRQFKITHVTIQMESTDCRDGVDHHGLH; encoded by the coding sequence ATGGGCGCCGGTCACGATCACGGGCATACGTCATCCAGCGCGTCTGCGCTGACCAAAGCCCTGGCGCTGACCGGGACGTTCCTGGTCGTTGAGGTGGTGGCCGGTATCTTGACCGGCAGCCTGGCGCTCATTTCCGATGCCGCTCACATGCTGACCGACACGGCCGGGCTCGCAATTGCGCTCGCCGCCATTAAGGTCGGCGAACGGCCTGCCGACAGCCGGCGGACCTTCGGCTACCGCCGCTTCGAGATTCTGGCCGCAGCCTTCAACGCGATGCTGCTGTTCGGTGTGGCTGCGTACATTCTGTATGAAGCCTACCAGCGGGTTCTCGCCCCAACAGAAGTCCAGTCTATACCAATGCTCGTGGTGGCGTTCCTCGGACTTCTCGTGAACCTTGCCGCCATGCGGCTGCTGGCAGGCAACGCGCAATCGAGCTTAAACGTCAAAGGTGCCTATCTGGAAGTCTGGAGCGACATGCTCGGCTCGATTGGTGTCATGGCCGCTGCAACGATCATCTGGTTCACCGATTGGCGTTGGGTTGATCCGGTTGTCGCTGTGGCAATTGGATTGTGGGTGCTGCCGCGAACTTGGCAGCTCTTTAGCGAGACCATGAACGTTCTGTTGGAAGGCGTCCCGGATGGACTTGACCTCGAAGCGATTGCCTCGGGCATTAAAGCGACGCCTCACGTTGCCGACCTCCACGATCTGCACGTCTGGGCGCTGACGAGCGATCTGCCTTCACTATCAGTGCACGTCATCGTTACGGATGGCGCTAGCGCCGATGACGTGCGCCAACAGGTAGCAGCAACGCTTTCCCGCCAATTCAAGATCACTCACGTGACGATTCAAATGGAATCCACAGACTGCCGTGACGGCGTAGATCACCACGGCCTGCATTAG
- a CDS encoding recombinase family protein produces the protein MKIGYARVSTTDQNLDLQFDALVDAGVSRENIYEDKSSGRNDNRPGLDACLKALREGDTLLVWKLDRLGRNFRHLINTVRGLQDRGVAFIVLTGQGANIDTTTPNGKLTFGIFAALAEFERDLISERTKAGLNSARARGRRGGAKPKIAPYALAGVMAKADQAAIARDKEFSLAKAAAELGVHRSTLWRSRRRAENAAMDDSKLA, from the coding sequence GTGAAAATCGGATACGCCCGCGTCTCGACGACTGACCAGAACCTCGACCTTCAATTTGATGCTCTGGTCGATGCCGGCGTTAGCCGCGAGAACATCTATGAAGACAAGTCTTCCGGCAGAAACGACAACCGGCCCGGCCTTGATGCGTGCCTCAAGGCACTCCGTGAGGGAGATACCCTGCTCGTCTGGAAGCTCGACCGGCTCGGCCGGAACTTTCGCCACCTGATCAACACCGTTCGAGGGCTGCAAGACCGAGGCGTCGCTTTCATTGTCCTCACTGGACAAGGCGCCAACATCGACACAACGACACCAAACGGCAAGCTGACATTCGGCATCTTCGCTGCGCTTGCCGAGTTTGAACGAGACTTGATTTCAGAACGCACGAAGGCCGGGCTTAACTCGGCTCGTGCACGCGGCCGTCGCGGCGGTGCCAAACCCAAGATCGCGCCCTATGCTCTCGCGGGCGTCATGGCTAAAGCAGATCAGGCGGCGATTGCCCGAGACAAAGAGTTCTCTCTGGCAAAGGCAGCAGCTGAACTTGGCGTTCACCGTTCGACGTTGTGGCGCTCTCGTCGGCGCGCAGAGAATGCTGCGATGGACGATTCAAAACTTGCTTGA
- the modD gene encoding ModD protein, giving the protein MSGTSRAELESLLYDDVPNGDLTTEGLGLARIAGKMTFTARDEMVLAEVESAAALLEMAGCHVSLDVQSGNRIAAGQTILTAQGKGGSLFAASKVAQTLIETWSGVATAARAIVDAAQEASPRIIVGCTRKHVPGTKSFAVRAVRAGGATMHRLGLSETVLVFAQHRAFLHDEPLSALVERLRRAAPEQKLIIEVTSLDEARAAREAGFDVIQIDKLKPEAVAQIVSAIGAGTPRPMISATGGINVGNAGAYAKTGVDMLVTSAPYFGRPCDVKVDIRPA; this is encoded by the coding sequence TTGTCCGGTACATCGCGCGCAGAACTTGAAAGCCTCCTTTACGACGACGTTCCGAATGGCGATCTGACGACTGAAGGCCTCGGCCTAGCGCGCATCGCCGGCAAAATGACATTTACGGCTCGCGATGAAATGGTGCTTGCTGAAGTCGAGAGTGCCGCGGCGCTGCTCGAAATGGCCGGCTGCCACGTCTCACTCGACGTCCAATCCGGCAATCGTATCGCCGCAGGGCAGACGATCCTGACCGCGCAAGGCAAGGGCGGCAGCCTTTTCGCGGCGAGTAAAGTGGCCCAAACGCTCATCGAAACCTGGAGCGGCGTTGCGACCGCAGCCCGCGCCATCGTCGATGCGGCCCAGGAAGCGTCTCCCCGCATCATCGTTGGTTGCACGCGTAAACACGTTCCCGGAACCAAATCATTTGCTGTACGCGCGGTCCGCGCAGGCGGTGCCACGATGCATCGGCTCGGACTTTCTGAAACCGTCCTGGTATTTGCGCAGCATCGCGCCTTTTTGCACGATGAACCATTGTCTGCGCTCGTAGAACGTCTGCGGCGAGCGGCGCCCGAACAGAAACTCATCATCGAAGTGACGTCGCTCGACGAAGCGCGTGCAGCACGCGAGGCCGGGTTTGATGTCATTCAAATCGATAAACTGAAGCCTGAAGCAGTCGCCCAGATTGTGTCTGCCATCGGTGCTGGAACACCGCGCCCGATGATTAGTGCGACTGGAGGCATTAACGTCGGCAACGCCGGAGCTTACGCTAAGACAGGCGTCGATATGCTTGTCACATCCGCTCCCTATTTCGGACGGCCGTGCGATGTCAAAGTCGATATTCGACCTGCGTGA
- a CDS encoding TonB family protein: MNLTFWHAMIVSIALHSALVLPFMLPQPEPPEEPPILVVELMGIEAPTQSEEKIQQQTKGEDAPQQPQAAAPETPPTPQVQQPTPTPEEPQEVTSEDGIRQQAEQKQQESPPQQQPSPPAPASTGNTGSANVEGEAEQKKAQTLAAEQAEETERLRIYLRRLTKKVQENLLYPDAGRKGGLKGTASVAFTLQADGAIAPGTLRIETGSGQPELDVAAMKTVEASAPFEAPPRVISIAISVVYGKVASGAKKK, encoded by the coding sequence GTGAACCTCACATTCTGGCATGCGATGATCGTCTCGATTGCGCTGCACAGTGCGCTTGTGCTGCCATTCATGCTGCCTCAACCCGAGCCTCCGGAAGAACCACCCATTCTCGTCGTCGAGCTGATGGGCATCGAAGCTCCAACCCAGAGCGAAGAAAAAATCCAACAGCAGACCAAGGGCGAAGACGCGCCGCAACAGCCACAAGCTGCGGCGCCCGAGACGCCGCCAACGCCTCAAGTACAGCAGCCGACACCAACACCAGAGGAGCCGCAAGAGGTGACCTCCGAGGATGGAATTCGGCAGCAGGCTGAGCAGAAACAGCAAGAATCCCCGCCGCAGCAGCAACCTTCGCCTCCAGCACCGGCAAGCACGGGCAATACCGGCAGCGCGAACGTCGAAGGAGAAGCCGAACAGAAAAAAGCGCAGACGCTCGCCGCCGAACAAGCGGAAGAGACAGAACGCCTACGCATCTATCTTCGAAGGCTCACAAAAAAAGTGCAGGAAAATTTGCTTTATCCCGATGCAGGTCGGAAAGGCGGATTGAAAGGCACCGCAAGTGTCGCCTTTACCCTCCAGGCCGACGGCGCGATCGCTCCGGGCACGCTGCGCATCGAGACAGGATCCGGCCAGCCCGAACTCGATGTAGCCGCCATGAAGACGGTTGAGGCCAGCGCTCCATTCGAAGCTCCGCCACGCGTCATTTCAATTGCCATCTCCGTTGTCTACGGCAAGGTCGCAAGCGGCGCGAAGAAGAAATAG
- a CDS encoding ExbD/TolR family protein, whose product MDDKPFESLNVIPFVDIMLVLLTMVLTTATFVAVGRIPIALPQASPTQVEKQKETTIEIAPGGIVHYDGSPVGLKELEQRLGDLPKDTSFIIRADKSIPFQAFIDVADALKRGGFTKVGVQTQSVGSAGKPSVQELSDDRSKPASSEP is encoded by the coding sequence ATGGATGACAAACCATTCGAAAGTCTGAACGTCATTCCGTTCGTCGATATTATGCTGGTGCTCCTGACTATGGTGCTGACGACGGCGACGTTTGTCGCAGTTGGCCGCATTCCTATAGCGCTGCCGCAAGCTTCCCCAACGCAAGTTGAGAAGCAAAAGGAAACGACGATCGAGATCGCGCCCGGCGGAATCGTCCACTACGACGGCAGCCCTGTTGGCCTCAAGGAGCTAGAGCAGCGCCTTGGGGATCTTCCCAAGGACACCAGTTTTATTATCCGGGCCGACAAGAGCATTCCGTTCCAGGCATTCATCGATGTCGCTGACGCGTTGAAGCGTGGTGGTTTCACCAAAGTCGGCGTCCAGACACAAAGCGTCGGCAGTGCAGGGAAGCCGTCCGTTCAAGAGCTTTCCGACGATAGAAGTAAGCCTGCGAGTTCGGAGCCGTGA
- the exbB gene encoding TonB-system energizer ExbB → MDLEGLSGLVDYGVIGLLAISSVLVVAIILERLAFYARLKLATYTSAEALELDLTKRLVIVASVASNAPYIGLLGTVLGIMLTFYSMDFAEGADPGKIMVGLALALKATAMGLVVALVAVVAYNGLLRRAKVLMLRWKIAQVASVEPVAQR, encoded by the coding sequence ATGGATCTGGAAGGCCTGAGTGGCCTCGTCGACTACGGCGTCATTGGATTGCTCGCAATCTCAAGCGTGCTCGTCGTCGCCATTATACTTGAGAGGCTGGCATTCTATGCGCGGTTAAAACTCGCCACCTACACGAGCGCGGAAGCTCTCGAACTCGATCTCACCAAGCGTCTCGTGATTGTCGCATCAGTCGCTTCGAATGCGCCTTACATTGGTCTGCTCGGCACAGTGCTCGGCATCATGCTGACATTCTACAGTATGGATTTTGCAGAGGGCGCCGATCCTGGAAAAATCATGGTCGGCCTGGCGCTCGCTCTTAAAGCAACAGCGATGGGTCTCGTTGTCGCCCTGGTCGCAGTCGTCGCCTACAACGGACTGTTGCGGCGGGCGAAGGTTCTCATGCTGCGCTGGAAAATTGCGCAGGTCGCCAGCGTTGAACCCGTTGCGCAGAGATAA
- a CDS encoding ShlB/FhaC/HecB family hemolysin secretion/activation protein: MSRSAYSYRARQVATAFFASAALVPQVAAQNYDAGTAAREGEQAQKYAPQPQRGGVLDLPQLVEPQLNMPQGEKLHIRTIAVSGGDDLVPSQSVRALLKPYEGRRLSLAQIYEVADKITALYREAGYLVAKVYVPEQDARGGTLNLKLVPGRYGRVTVNNASLIRDHVIDGILVQQGVTEGPLIEKNGLERAMLLISDLSGAGMPRSVMGAGRAQGTSDFQFEVPEGRRFDGFVLEDNFGTPYTGRWRTMAGINANSLLGLGDRLSVFGMISENTDLMNGRVAYSVPIGYDGLRAEAAVYRTDYALGDQFASLDAAGTVDGISGALFYPLLRSREDTIVVSAVYNYKRLNDLVLDMSTNYRKINEGTVSINRERVGELFGLPLVTSSNLGLTIGNVEYPDAAQLAFNKAGADTAGDFQKISGGITLTLALAQKLSLVVDARGQKSLSGNLDSSEQFGLSGIYGIRSLNEGLSGDSGWVITPELKYALPDIYAWHHAASVFIDVGGVALENGDYTTTQPDYLSTADIGIGYYGTYEHSPGRALMLKAYLAHTIHESSDTQSYSRGSTVGLLQAGITF, encoded by the coding sequence ATGTCGCGCTCTGCATATTCGTATCGCGCTCGTCAGGTCGCTACGGCGTTCTTTGCAAGTGCGGCGCTCGTTCCTCAAGTCGCAGCACAGAACTACGACGCCGGAACCGCAGCGCGCGAGGGCGAGCAAGCGCAGAAGTATGCGCCGCAACCGCAACGGGGGGGCGTGCTGGACCTGCCACAGCTAGTCGAGCCACAACTGAATATGCCCCAGGGAGAGAAGCTGCATATCCGAACTATCGCCGTTAGTGGCGGAGATGACCTCGTGCCATCGCAGAGTGTTCGTGCGCTATTGAAGCCGTACGAAGGCCGCAGGTTGTCGCTCGCGCAAATCTATGAGGTCGCCGACAAGATCACAGCGCTCTATCGCGAAGCCGGTTATCTGGTGGCCAAGGTTTATGTTCCCGAGCAAGACGCGCGCGGCGGCACGCTCAATTTGAAACTCGTGCCGGGGCGTTATGGTCGAGTCACCGTCAATAACGCCTCGCTTATCCGCGACCATGTCATCGACGGCATTCTCGTTCAGCAGGGCGTGACGGAAGGCCCGTTGATTGAAAAGAACGGGCTTGAGCGCGCCATGTTGCTCATCTCTGACCTATCCGGTGCGGGCATGCCGCGCTCAGTGATGGGCGCAGGTCGGGCGCAGGGTACGTCCGACTTTCAGTTCGAAGTTCCGGAGGGCCGCCGCTTCGATGGCTTTGTGCTCGAGGACAACTTTGGCACGCCATACACAGGACGCTGGCGCACTATGGCCGGTATCAACGCCAATTCGCTGCTCGGCCTCGGAGATCGATTGTCGGTGTTCGGAATGATCTCCGAAAACACTGACCTTATGAATGGGCGCGTCGCCTATTCCGTGCCCATTGGCTATGATGGATTAAGAGCAGAAGCCGCGGTCTATCGCACCGACTATGCGCTCGGCGACCAGTTCGCAAGTCTTGACGCGGCCGGCACCGTCGACGGCATTTCTGGTGCCCTGTTCTATCCGCTGTTGCGCTCTCGCGAAGACACGATCGTCGTGTCGGCGGTTTATAACTACAAGCGCCTCAACGATCTCGTTCTCGATATGTCTACGAACTATCGGAAGATCAACGAAGGCACGGTTTCGATCAACCGAGAGCGTGTCGGTGAACTGTTCGGGCTTCCTCTTGTCACCAGCTCCAATCTCGGTCTGACGATCGGCAATGTCGAATATCCCGATGCGGCCCAGCTCGCCTTCAATAAGGCTGGCGCCGACACTGCTGGTGATTTCCAGAAGATTTCCGGCGGCATCACGTTGACGTTGGCACTTGCGCAGAAGCTTTCGCTTGTTGTCGATGCTCGCGGGCAGAAATCATTGTCGGGCAATCTCGACTCGAGCGAACAGTTCGGTCTCAGCGGCATCTACGGCATACGTTCATTGAATGAGGGACTCTCTGGCGACTCGGGATGGGTGATTACGCCAGAGTTGAAATATGCCTTGCCTGATATCTACGCATGGCACCACGCCGCAAGCGTGTTCATCGATGTCGGAGGTGTTGCGCTGGAAAATGGCGACTACACGACAACGCAGCCTGACTATCTCTCTACTGCCGACATCGGCATCGGGTACTACGGAACCTACGAACACAGCCCCGGTCGCGCGCTGATGCTGAAAGCCTATCTCGCGCACACCATCCACGAGTCAAGCGATACGCAATCATATAGCCGCGGATCGACCGTTGGCCTCCTACAGGCTGGCATTACGTTCTGA
- a CDS encoding invasion associated locus B family protein — protein MKARLNIRSSHPPRRLRRKVLNILAGGITFVVAPLTALAQTTAPPSGGQQAAPSAAPSVLPGGAQAINEAFQDWMVQCVSSDGGKRCSISQQQADANTRQRLLAIELQPKGEKADGVLVLPFGILIDKGVTFKVGDTSLGSLRFKTCLPQGCLVPFSFDAKSLALLRAENAPLSIGAQNDAKQPLAFSVSVKGFGQALDRATSLGK, from the coding sequence ATGAAAGCGCGTTTGAATATCCGTAGCAGCCACCCGCCAAGGAGGCTGCGCCGCAAAGTTCTGAATATTCTGGCAGGCGGTATCACGTTCGTGGTCGCGCCGCTGACAGCTCTGGCGCAGACAACTGCACCGCCGTCCGGAGGACAGCAAGCCGCCCCGTCCGCCGCACCGTCAGTGCTTCCCGGTGGCGCGCAGGCGATCAACGAAGCTTTTCAGGATTGGATGGTGCAGTGCGTTTCGTCTGATGGTGGTAAGCGCTGCTCGATCAGCCAACAGCAAGCCGATGCCAACACTCGGCAACGGCTCCTTGCGATCGAACTACAGCCCAAGGGCGAGAAAGCAGATGGCGTGTTGGTATTGCCCTTCGGGATTTTGATCGACAAGGGCGTGACGTTCAAAGTCGGAGATACGTCTCTCGGCTCCCTGCGCTTCAAGACGTGTCTACCGCAAGGCTGCCTCGTACCATTCAGCTTTGATGCGAAATCATTGGCCTTGTTGCGAGCTGAAAATGCGCCGCTCTCGATTGGTGCCCAGAATGACGCGAAACAGCCGTTGGCGTTCAGCGTTTCGGTAAAAGGCTTCGGGCAGGCGCTCGATCGAGCAACGTCGCTCGGGAAATAG